One Lactobacillus sp. CBA3606 DNA segment encodes these proteins:
- a CDS encoding GDSL-type esterase/lipase family protein has translation MVKVTAWRQMVANFPNIEAINQSHKQVVQIKQSLGTHKLRLEIANDFGATALVISQLEIRLNDQVDALLGRVNGQTSFSVPAHQRCWTDWLTLPVQAGDWLRIVTVSPTTSPHTLMQTLDQSRIKLKSVATQRFFGVDAIEVERRQPARQLLFFGDSLTNQGYYSAALTQAFEKRFPDQWGVINGGISGNRLLRPGHSTSVWGPSFGAAGLDRLAHLLVAQPVDQLIFMAGLNDLLHPGTGSPISELPTAAELIAGLLQVEQLAAKTQTKLIRLTVTPFKTSVIDGQAGWTVAKETRRQAVNHYLGQFDTTIDVASYVAAPADPARLAPEFDCGDHIHFSATGGQLVADYIASQLW, from the coding sequence ATGGTTAAAGTTACAGCTTGGCGGCAAATGGTCGCAAATTTTCCTAATATTGAAGCGATTAATCAAAGCCATAAGCAAGTGGTTCAGATTAAACAATCATTAGGGACTCACAAGCTACGGTTGGAAATTGCGAATGACTTTGGGGCGACAGCTTTAGTTATCTCACAATTAGAAATTAGGTTAAATGATCAGGTTGATGCTTTGCTGGGGCGGGTTAATGGTCAGACTAGTTTTTCGGTACCGGCTCATCAGCGCTGCTGGACGGATTGGCTAACACTGCCAGTGCAGGCAGGAGATTGGTTAAGAATAGTCACCGTCTCACCCACAACTAGCCCACATACTTTAATGCAAACGTTAGATCAATCACGGATTAAGCTAAAATCAGTAGCGACACAACGGTTCTTTGGTGTTGATGCGATTGAAGTTGAACGTAGGCAACCGGCCCGGCAACTCTTGTTTTTTGGCGATTCATTAACTAATCAAGGTTATTATTCAGCGGCACTGACGCAAGCGTTTGAAAAGCGATTTCCAGACCAATGGGGCGTCATTAATGGTGGGATTTCCGGCAATCGACTCCTACGCCCGGGACATTCCACTTCGGTGTGGGGTCCTAGCTTTGGTGCGGCGGGGTTAGATCGCTTAGCACACTTATTAGTTGCGCAGCCAGTGGATCAATTAATCTTTATGGCGGGACTGAATGATTTGTTACATCCGGGGACCGGTTCACCGATATCGGAACTGCCAACTGCCGCTGAATTGATTGCTGGGTTATTGCAGGTTGAACAATTAGCAGCAAAGACTCAAACGAAGCTCATTCGGTTAACCGTGACCCCCTTTAAAACCAGCGTGATTGATGGTCAAGCTGGTTGGACAGTTGCAAAGGAGACGCGGCGACAAGCAGTCAATCACTATTTAGGTCAATTTGATACTACAATTGATGTGGCAAGTTATGTGGCGGCACCAGCGGATCCGGCTAGGTTAGCACCGGAATTTGATTGCGGCGACCATATTCATTTTTCAGCGACAGGTGGCCAGCTGGTTGCTGACTATATTGCCAGTCAATTGTGGTGA
- a CDS encoding iron chaperone, translating into MSTLLMPKLAVFEPFTTAITDTTHRKQVITVLNWVSTTFPELAPRYAWKQPMFTQHDTFIVGFSVAKPHFNIALEKTTLDHFAPQISASDDRVTTMLWQVAYGHPVNYSLLQQAIQYNLDTKQTMTTFWRPKGN; encoded by the coding sequence ATGTCAACCCTATTAATGCCAAAATTAGCAGTCTTTGAACCCTTCACGACCGCCATCACCGATACAACTCATCGGAAACAAGTCATAACCGTCCTAAACTGGGTAAGCACAACCTTTCCCGAACTTGCCCCCCGTTACGCTTGGAAGCAACCCATGTTTACTCAGCATGACACGTTTATTGTTGGCTTCAGTGTTGCCAAGCCGCACTTTAACATTGCCCTAGAAAAGACCACGCTTGACCACTTTGCACCCCAAATTAGTGCTAGCGATGACCGTGTCACGACCATGCTTTGGCAAGTGGCGTATGGTCACCCGGTTAATTATTCGCTACTACAACAGGCCATTCAGTACAATCTTGACACTAAACAAACGATGACCACCTTTTGGCGTCCCAAAGGCAATTAG
- a CDS encoding YfhO family protein, with product MQKNVPRVWTVPLTAGILALIIVSTILWQQQITPFGDHNLLISDMGTQYLSFFTTYRHALLNHNFQLYSFSQSLGGSMVPTIAYYLMSPFNLIILAFPAAQLPTGITIIIMVKISAIAITTTHFLQTHYRTNRRSAALFGLAFSLCGFVALNYFDLMWLDALIWLPLILKGLDQLLATGHAARFFWWLWVSIVTDFYLGYMTCLFVGFYLVYQLALTKTTSFWQTVYQRRYRLLQLLMTGLLSVVSALFLLIPTALGMLQTAKTTQTSTNFLPLPQFGLEVFSQLGLGANNYAQRLAHAPTIFCTTFVILLVMTYFVHPKITKRRRRAAGFLLLALLLSMLIQLFNTIWHLFQQPAGFPFRNAFFFSFVLIMLAYEAWLAGPRQIPHRWQWRLPSLLTAGLIIGWLTNYGLKQPLASSTLALSLGYVWLTTAAIFLVKRRQALLITGIVLTELGGNLLLSMQTTSFGSQAIYQTAYTTEAKQMQKVSDPDGQLYRVNNTNTLINHAYREKYNNYNDPLLFNFHGINYYSSTLNEQSRLTLQNLGLYSRNARRINSEGLTPVSAMLLGIKYNVFLRHNGRAQTELNPNYLGMGFVIPAQLTQVTLTPNHALANQEQILQNIQASISPYYMATSFKQNSVTASGHHYQHRLQLKINASGPLYYSDPHQGTRYSTFKVNGQPITPSVNADYQSLLWPLGTYRRGQTVTLQFETNNRHLTTSQQLASLDRTTFKAAYDTLKSSAFIPKYHAHGLTTTVTGHVNNRSNKHWLYVAIPYDTAWQATVNDQPVNTKKIIGGLTALPVKAGQNKIQLQYHVPALKFSSVLSLLGFLTFGLWTGVQHYRSKQRQLDQQQFKHYRVH from the coding sequence ATGCAAAAAAATGTACCACGTGTATGGACAGTCCCGCTAACTGCGGGGATACTTGCCCTAATAATTGTCAGTACCATCTTATGGCAACAACAAATTACACCATTTGGTGATCACAATTTATTGATTAGTGATATGGGCACCCAGTATCTCTCATTTTTCACGACCTATCGTCATGCCTTACTTAATCATAATTTCCAATTATATTCCTTTTCGCAATCTTTGGGTGGTAGCATGGTCCCTACGATTGCTTATTATTTAATGAGCCCATTTAATTTGATTATTTTGGCATTTCCAGCGGCGCAGTTACCGACTGGTATCACGATAATCATCATGGTCAAAATCAGCGCAATTGCGATCACGACCACCCATTTTTTACAAACACATTATCGAACCAATCGACGGTCCGCCGCCTTATTTGGGTTAGCCTTTAGCTTATGTGGTTTCGTGGCCTTGAATTATTTTGACCTGATGTGGCTAGATGCTCTGATTTGGTTGCCTTTAATTCTCAAAGGTCTCGATCAGTTGCTTGCCACCGGCCATGCCGCTCGTTTCTTTTGGTGGCTATGGGTCAGTATCGTCACGGACTTCTACTTGGGCTACATGACTTGTCTCTTTGTAGGCTTCTATCTCGTCTATCAATTAGCTTTAACTAAGACGACCAGCTTTTGGCAAACGGTCTATCAACGCCGATACCGGCTATTACAATTACTAATGACCGGGTTACTGAGCGTCGTCAGTGCGTTGTTTTTATTAATTCCAACTGCCCTGGGGATGCTTCAAACTGCGAAGACCACGCAAACTAGCACAAATTTTTTACCTTTACCGCAATTTGGGCTCGAAGTTTTTAGCCAGCTAGGGTTAGGCGCTAATAACTATGCCCAACGCCTAGCACATGCGCCAACTATTTTTTGCACGACTTTCGTCATCTTATTGGTGATGACTTATTTTGTTCATCCTAAAATTACGAAACGTCGGCGCCGAGCAGCTGGCTTTTTATTGCTGGCACTATTATTAAGTATGCTCATTCAACTATTTAATACCATTTGGCACCTGTTTCAGCAACCAGCTGGTTTTCCATTCCGGAATGCCTTCTTCTTCAGCTTTGTCTTAATTATGCTAGCTTATGAAGCTTGGTTAGCTGGGCCTCGTCAAATTCCGCACCGCTGGCAATGGCGACTCCCAAGTCTTTTAACCGCTGGCCTTATCATTGGCTGGTTAACTAATTATGGGCTTAAACAGCCGCTTGCTAGTTCAACTTTGGCGTTAAGTCTAGGCTATGTGTGGTTGACAACGGCCGCCATCTTTCTTGTCAAACGCCGCCAAGCGCTCTTAATCACTGGCATCGTGCTAACTGAGTTAGGCGGCAATCTATTATTAAGTATGCAAACAACTTCATTTGGTAGTCAGGCGATCTATCAGACCGCCTACACCACGGAAGCAAAACAGATGCAAAAAGTCAGTGATCCGGATGGACAACTTTATCGGGTTAATAATACAAATACGCTCATTAATCATGCCTATCGCGAGAAATATAATAATTATAATGACCCGTTACTATTTAACTTCCATGGGATCAATTACTATAGTTCGACTTTAAATGAACAATCTCGCCTAACTTTGCAGAATTTAGGTCTCTATAGTCGCAATGCTCGTCGGATTAATTCAGAAGGATTAACGCCCGTCAGTGCCATGCTGTTAGGCATTAAATACAATGTCTTCTTACGACATAATGGTCGCGCACAAACTGAACTCAACCCTAACTATCTAGGAATGGGCTTTGTCATTCCAGCGCAACTTACCCAAGTGACGTTGACGCCTAATCATGCGCTAGCTAATCAAGAACAGATTCTACAAAATATTCAGGCTAGCATTTCGCCATACTACATGGCAACTTCTTTCAAGCAAAATTCAGTAACTGCAAGTGGTCATCACTATCAACATCGACTGCAACTAAAAATCAATGCCAGTGGACCACTGTATTATAGCGATCCACATCAAGGGACGCGCTATTCAACCTTTAAAGTTAATGGCCAGCCAATCACACCCAGCGTCAATGCCGATTATCAAAGCTTGTTATGGCCATTAGGGACTTATCGCCGTGGTCAAACGGTCACCTTGCAATTTGAAACTAATAATCGGCATTTAACGACTAGCCAACAGCTTGCCAGTCTGGATAGGACCACTTTCAAAGCTGCTTATGACACGCTTAAATCCAGCGCCTTTATTCCAAAGTACCATGCGCATGGATTGACCACCACTGTCACTGGCCACGTTAATAACCGAAGCAACAAGCATTGGTTATACGTTGCGATTCCGTACGATACCGCTTGGCAAGCCACGGTTAATGACCAACCAGTTAATACGAAAAAAATCATCGGCGGCTTAACGGCTCTACCCGTTAAGGCGGGTCAAAATAAGATTCAGTTACAGTACCATGTCCCGGCATTAAAATTTAGTAGTGTGCTCTCACTGCTAGGTTTCCTGACCTTTGGTTTGTGGACAGGAGTTCAGCACTATCGGTCAAAACAACGACAACTCGACCAGCAACAATTTAAACACTACCGCGTGCATTAA